From Virgibacillus natechei, the proteins below share one genomic window:
- a CDS encoding ATP-binding protein gives MKRVSVSLQTKILVLIITLIVFITILLTTIIAYLESEETEQHIGERALHVATTLSLMPTIRDAFALDEPETVIQPVASEVREMIGAEFIVVGNSESIRYAHPDEEKVGREMVGGDNDKALIHGEYYTSKATGSLGPSLRGKAPVINDDGEIVGIISVGFMVEDIRTTIFNKLLKISGVAILVIAIGIIGGILLARSIRKDTYGLEPHQIASLYRDRNAILESIKEGVIAIDKDGQINMMNESAQKILGLSENNINKKIEDVFPNTRMYNVLFSGDVIKNDEMILNNRNVIINRTPIMENEEVIGVVSSFRDKTELNEMINTLSEVRKYSEDLRAQTHEYTNKLYVISGLLQLGYYKKAIELIQTESQLTGNQNKILIEQINDRTVQAILLGKIGKASEMKINFEIESSSYLGHLPEHLDIVKLITILGNLLDNAIEAVETNEYKNVVFFATDLGGDIVFEIADNGVGISDDKVKQIFEQGFSTKDNENRGYGLAIVKETVNELQGQIEVTNQPTGGAVFTVFIPKEGYVD, from the coding sequence ATGAAAAGAGTAAGTGTCTCTTTACAAACAAAAATTCTAGTATTAATAATTACCTTGATTGTATTTATTACTATATTACTGACAACAATTATTGCCTATCTTGAATCAGAGGAAACAGAACAACATATTGGAGAGAGAGCTCTCCATGTCGCTACAACGCTTTCCTTAATGCCTACTATCAGGGATGCGTTTGCTCTGGATGAACCCGAAACAGTAATACAGCCAGTTGCAAGTGAGGTTCGTGAAATGATTGGCGCAGAGTTTATTGTTGTCGGTAATAGTGAAAGTATCCGATATGCACACCCGGATGAGGAAAAAGTAGGAAGAGAGATGGTAGGTGGTGACAATGATAAAGCATTAATTCATGGAGAGTATTATACGTCAAAAGCCACAGGGAGTCTTGGTCCGTCATTAAGGGGGAAAGCACCAGTTATCAATGATGATGGTGAAATAGTGGGTATTATTTCTGTTGGATTTATGGTTGAAGATATTAGAACTACTATTTTTAATAAACTATTAAAAATCAGTGGTGTAGCCATATTGGTAATTGCAATTGGGATTATTGGTGGAATATTATTAGCTAGAAGTATACGAAAAGATACATATGGACTAGAACCGCATCAAATTGCTTCATTATATAGGGATCGTAATGCGATATTAGAGTCAATCAAAGAGGGTGTTATTGCAATAGACAAAGATGGACAAATTAATATGATGAATGAATCTGCTCAAAAAATACTAGGATTGTCTGAGAATAATATCAATAAAAAAATAGAAGATGTATTTCCTAATACAAGGATGTATAATGTGCTATTTTCCGGTGATGTAATAAAGAATGATGAAATGATTCTGAATAACCGAAATGTCATTATTAATCGAACACCAATAATGGAAAATGAGGAAGTTATCGGGGTTGTTTCCAGTTTTCGAGATAAAACAGAACTGAACGAAATGATTAATACATTATCAGAGGTTAGAAAGTATTCAGAAGATCTTCGTGCTCAAACGCATGAATATACAAATAAATTATATGTAATATCTGGACTGCTTCAACTAGGCTATTATAAAAAGGCAATTGAGCTGATTCAGACGGAGTCTCAGTTGACTGGTAATCAAAATAAAATTTTGATTGAGCAAATAAATGATAGAACAGTCCAAGCAATTTTGTTAGGTAAAATAGGAAAAGCCTCGGAGATGAAAATTAATTTTGAAATCGAATCCAGCAGCTATCTAGGCCATTTGCCAGAACATTTAGATATAGTTAAATTAATAACTATTCTAGGAAATCTACTCGATAATGCGATAGAAGCAGTTGAAACAAATGAATATAAAAATGTTGTGTTTTTTGCTACAGATTTAGGTGGAGATATTGTTTTTGAAATAGCTGACAATGGGGTAGGAATTTCAGACGATAAGGTGAAACAAATTTTTGAACAAGGATTTTCAACAAAAGACAACGAAAATCGTGGCTATGGACTAGCAATTGTGAAAGAAACGGTCAATGAATTACAAGGGCAAATCGAAGTAACTAATCAGCCTACTGGTGGGGCAGTGTTCACTGTATTTATACCAAAAGAAGGTTACGTGGATTAA
- a CDS encoding alanine/glycine:cation symporter family protein — MGEWLENISGEIADFVWGLPLIILLVGTGLYLTIRLMFFSFRMLPYALKITFKKQDKESKGDISHFQALSTSLAATVGTGNVVGVATAVVAGGPGAVFWMWITALVGMATKYAEAILGVKYRQENAKGEMSGGPMYYIEKGLGQKWLAVLFALFAVFAAIFGIGNMIQANAAADVANDVFNIPLWLTGLVFAILVGLVIIGGVKSIGRVTSIVVPVMIVFYLIAGFVIIFINFSEVPAAFGLIFTDAFTGQAVAGGAIGTVIQMGVARGLFSNEAGLGTGGIAAAAAKTDIPARQALISMTQVFIDTIIVCTVTGLALTMANLYATGTEGAALTAQSFDALLPAGGDIVVAVTLLFFIFSTIVGWAYFGEKCFTYLVGDNLTTLYRVIFVLAIIPGATLSLDTVWNLGDIFNGLMAIPNLVGLLLLSGVVVKETKRFNELRVYERQEG, encoded by the coding sequence ATGGGAGAATGGTTGGAAAATATAAGTGGTGAGATAGCTGATTTTGTCTGGGGTTTACCATTAATTATTTTATTAGTTGGAACGGGATTATACTTAACGATACGATTAATGTTCTTTTCTTTTCGAATGTTACCTTATGCATTGAAAATCACCTTTAAGAAACAGGATAAAGAATCCAAAGGGGATATATCCCATTTCCAAGCGCTCTCGACTTCTTTAGCTGCCACTGTTGGGACAGGGAATGTTGTTGGTGTGGCAACAGCTGTCGTGGCAGGTGGCCCTGGCGCTGTGTTTTGGATGTGGATTACCGCACTGGTTGGGATGGCAACAAAGTATGCCGAGGCTATTCTTGGCGTGAAATACCGGCAGGAAAATGCCAAAGGGGAAATGTCCGGAGGGCCGATGTACTATATTGAAAAAGGACTCGGACAAAAATGGCTCGCTGTGCTATTTGCACTTTTTGCTGTGTTTGCAGCGATCTTTGGAATTGGCAATATGATCCAAGCGAATGCGGCTGCCGATGTTGCCAATGATGTTTTCAACATACCGCTTTGGCTCACAGGTCTTGTGTTTGCGATCCTCGTTGGATTGGTTATTATCGGCGGTGTTAAAAGTATCGGGCGAGTGACTAGTATTGTTGTACCAGTCATGATTGTCTTTTATCTTATTGCAGGCTTCGTCATCATTTTTATAAATTTCAGTGAAGTCCCTGCTGCTTTTGGGTTGATTTTCACCGATGCATTTACAGGCCAAGCTGTTGCTGGGGGAGCAATAGGTACTGTCATCCAAATGGGGGTAGCCCGTGGCCTATTTTCCAATGAAGCAGGACTTGGTACAGGCGGTATTGCCGCTGCAGCTGCCAAAACGGATATCCCTGCACGCCAGGCACTCATTTCTATGACGCAAGTATTTATTGATACAATTATCGTCTGTACGGTTACTGGCCTCGCCCTCACCATGGCGAATTTGTATGCGACAGGTACGGAAGGCGCTGCACTCACCGCACAGTCTTTTGATGCGTTACTTCCCGCAGGTGGTGACATTGTCGTTGCCGTTACACTATTATTCTTTATTTTCTCCACCATTGTAGGCTGGGCTTATTTTGGAGAAAAGTGTTTTACGTATCTGGTTGGCGATAACTTAACCACCCTTTATCGAGTTATCTTCGTCTTGGCGATCATTCCTGGAGCAACCCTGTCTCTAGACACGGTATGGAACTTAGGAGACATTTTTAATGGATTAATGGCGATCCCGAACTTGGTCGGTCTATTACTCTTATCTGGGGTTGTTGTGAAAGAGACGAAACGATTTAATGAGTTACGCGTCTATGAGAGACAGGAAGGTTAG
- a CDS encoding arsenic resistance protein, which produces MRALEKLQTIIILFAVGLGFLLGQVDIIEQYAENFVIPFLFLMLYGLFLTIPLQQLKKAFSNIKFLGSSTIINFIWTPILAWSLGAVFLADYPALWIGFIMLMVTPCTDWYLVFTGIAKGNVSLSTSVLPINLILQVVFLPVYLLLFAGTIETIAVSTLVESILIVLVIPFILAHLTRFLLRRRESVLNNKIIPFFGNAQIFFLALAIMAMFASQGSYLLENLEVIYILIIPILMFFVINYLIGRLVATFLNFSYEDSVSLSMTIVARNSPVALAIAVTAFPDQPLIALALVIGPLIELPVLAIVSQILLLKRRKSKK; this is translated from the coding sequence ATGAGAGCCTTAGAGAAACTACAAACCATTATCATACTATTCGCTGTTGGTTTAGGTTTTTTATTGGGACAGGTAGACATAATTGAACAATATGCCGAGAATTTCGTTATTCCGTTTCTATTCTTGATGCTATATGGATTATTTTTAACGATTCCATTGCAACAATTAAAGAAGGCCTTTTCAAATATTAAATTCCTTGGATCCAGCACGATCATTAATTTTATATGGACCCCCATTTTAGCTTGGAGCTTAGGAGCAGTATTCCTAGCTGATTATCCAGCTTTATGGATCGGTTTCATTATGCTTATGGTAACTCCTTGTACAGACTGGTATCTCGTGTTTACTGGTATAGCAAAAGGAAATGTATCGCTTTCTACATCGGTTTTACCGATTAATTTAATTCTACAGGTAGTGTTTCTGCCAGTATATTTACTCCTATTTGCTGGAACCATTGAAACAATAGCCGTATCAACGCTTGTAGAGAGCATATTGATTGTATTGGTTATTCCTTTTATACTGGCGCACCTTACGCGATTCTTATTAAGAAGAAGAGAATCTGTTTTAAACAACAAGATTATTCCCTTTTTCGGTAATGCTCAAATTTTCTTTTTAGCCCTGGCCATTATGGCAATGTTTGCTTCCCAAGGTTCTTACTTACTTGAAAACCTAGAAGTCATTTACATTTTAATTATACCCATTTTGATGTTTTTTGTTATTAACTACTTGATAGGGCGCTTGGTTGCTACGTTTTTAAATTTTTCTTATGAAGATTCAGTAAGCTTAAGTATGACGATTGTTGCCAGAAATTCACCAGTCGCCTTGGCTATAGCTGTAACAGCATTTCCAGATCAGCCTCTCATTGCCCTGGCTTTGGTTATAGGACCTTTGATTGAATTACCCGTACTTGCCATTGTCTCCCAAATACTGCTTCTAAAAAGAAGAAAGAGTAAAAAGTAA
- a CDS encoding O-acetylhomoserine aminocarboxypropyltransferase/cysteine synthase family protein: protein MTNEHAKGNLNFDTIAQHGGHDVDESVRSRAVPIYQTTSYVFEDTDQAASLFKMQGNGYIYSRNANPTNNVFENRIAQLEGGVGAFAVSSGQAAIVVALLTLAKAGDEIVATNALYGGTFSLFSETFQRFGVTVHFVDGTDFEGIAGAINDKTKAIFTETIGNPSLEIADISRLSNLAHEHHLPLVVDSTFTTPYLQKPIEFGADIVVHSTTKFIGGHGSSIGGVIVDSGKFPWDNGKFPEFTESKASLDDQSFVRLAKENAFIAKARFTLGHDLGVTISPFNSWLFIQGLESLPLRMKQHVTNAQQIAEYLDGHEQVEWVNYPTLKGDPQYEMAQTYLPKGAGSIFTIGIKGGLESAKTFINSVKLLSHVANVGDSKTLVLHPATTSHARLSPDEQLAAGVTPEQIRLSIGLEDAADIKADIDQALRKS from the coding sequence ATGACAAATGAACACGCAAAAGGAAATTTGAATTTTGATACAATAGCACAGCACGGTGGGCATGATGTTGACGAATCAGTTCGTTCCAGAGCTGTACCGATCTATCAAACGACATCTTACGTATTTGAAGATACAGATCAAGCAGCTTCGCTTTTCAAAATGCAGGGAAATGGATATATCTATTCGAGAAATGCAAATCCGACGAATAACGTATTTGAAAATAGGATTGCACAATTGGAAGGAGGAGTGGGGGCATTTGCTGTTTCATCCGGACAAGCAGCTATTGTGGTTGCGTTGTTAACCCTTGCAAAGGCAGGTGACGAAATTGTAGCTACCAATGCTTTATATGGGGGTACGTTCAGTCTTTTTTCGGAAACGTTTCAGCGCTTCGGGGTAACGGTTCACTTTGTCGATGGTACAGATTTTGAAGGAATAGCTGGAGCAATTAACGATAAAACAAAAGCTATTTTTACGGAAACGATCGGGAATCCAAGCTTGGAAATTGCTGATATTAGCAGACTTAGTAACCTCGCACATGAACATCATTTACCATTGGTAGTGGACTCTACATTTACAACGCCATATTTACAGAAACCTATCGAATTTGGTGCAGATATTGTGGTGCATTCGACGACTAAATTTATCGGCGGGCATGGCTCATCCATCGGGGGAGTTATTGTGGATTCTGGAAAATTTCCATGGGATAATGGCAAATTCCCGGAATTCACGGAATCAAAGGCCTCTTTAGATGATCAATCTTTTGTAAGACTCGCTAAAGAAAATGCATTTATTGCCAAAGCTCGATTTACACTAGGGCATGATCTAGGTGTAACCATTTCTCCATTCAACAGCTGGTTATTTATTCAAGGTCTTGAATCACTGCCACTACGCATGAAGCAGCATGTGACAAATGCACAGCAGATAGCCGAATACTTGGACGGGCATGAGCAAGTAGAATGGGTGAATTATCCAACATTAAAAGGTGACCCACAATACGAAATGGCCCAAACCTATTTACCAAAAGGTGCAGGATCCATTTTTACAATTGGAATTAAAGGCGGGCTCGAATCTGCGAAAACCTTTATAAATTCCGTGAAGCTGTTATCCCATGTCGCAAATGTTGGCGATTCAAAAACACTCGTCCTTCATCCCGCTACGACATCGCACGCGAGATTATCACCGGATGAACAGCTCGCTGCTGGCGTTACGCCAGAGCAAATTCGACTATCGATCGGGCTGGAGGACGCAGCGGATATTAAAGCTGATATCGATCAGGCGCTGAGGAAAAGTTAA
- the ilvA gene encoding threonine ammonia-lyase → MERLSPIVHRTPLLTSTTTDELLDKNVYFKMENQQKTGAFKFRGASFKLMQLTDDQLKKGVVTASAGNHAQGVAHAAAKLGAHATIFMPERTPLAKVNATRNYGAEVVLTGDSFQEAYEASLKRQMQTGAVYIHPFDDYDVMAGQGTLVMEMLHQEPRLDTIIVPVGGGGLISGIAVAAKYINPAIKVIGVQASGASAMHDSYHHDAVNKKSVSTIAEGIAVKQPGKNTLPLIREYVDDMITVSDAEIASALVYMLERNKTLMEGAGAAALAALFANSGQINSAHCGVIVSGGNMDISDLPKIQRLAEKLHDSA, encoded by the coding sequence ATGGAACGTCTGTCACCCATCGTTCACCGTACACCATTACTAACATCAACAACCACAGATGAATTACTCGACAAAAACGTTTATTTTAAAATGGAGAATCAACAAAAAACGGGAGCGTTTAAATTTAGAGGTGCTAGTTTTAAGCTCATGCAATTAACGGATGATCAATTGAAGAAAGGTGTTGTCACTGCTTCAGCTGGAAATCATGCGCAAGGGGTTGCTCATGCTGCAGCCAAATTAGGCGCACATGCAACTATCTTCATGCCAGAACGTACCCCCCTTGCAAAGGTCAATGCCACACGAAACTATGGTGCTGAAGTTGTGCTTACTGGCGATTCATTCCAGGAAGCCTATGAAGCTTCATTGAAAAGACAAATGCAAACAGGTGCTGTTTATATTCACCCGTTTGACGATTATGATGTGATGGCCGGTCAAGGTACACTTGTCATGGAGATGTTGCACCAAGAACCTCGACTCGACACCATTATCGTGCCCGTTGGCGGTGGGGGCCTTATTAGTGGAATAGCAGTTGCTGCTAAGTATATAAATCCTGCTATAAAGGTTATTGGTGTTCAGGCGAGCGGGGCGTCTGCTATGCATGACAGTTATCACCATGATGCAGTGAACAAGAAGTCCGTTTCTACAATTGCAGAAGGCATCGCGGTAAAACAGCCTGGTAAAAATACGTTGCCACTCATACGTGAATACGTAGATGATATGATAACCGTTTCAGATGCAGAGATCGCTTCTGCACTCGTTTATATGCTTGAAAGAAATAAAACATTGATGGAAGGTGCAGGAGCTGCAGCGTTAGCCGCATTATTCGCTAATAGCGGACAAATTAATTCAGCGCATTGCGGCGTCATTGTAAGTGGCGGTAATATGGATATTAGTGATTTACCAAAAATCCAGCGCCTGGCTGAGAAATTGCATGACTCTGCTTAA
- the leuD gene encoding 3-isopropylmalate dehydratase small subunit gives MEAIQEHKGLVYPLNRTNIDTDQIIPKQFLKRIERTGFGQFLFYHWRFDDDGNKRAEFGLNKPAYQTASILIAGENFGCGSSREHAPWALLDYGFRVIIASSFADIFYNNALKNGIIPVQMNETQVNQWMEQAENSTLVLDVDLEAQVIIDADQNEVHFDIPAFHKEKLMNGLDEIALTLKLEDKIEAYEIAHGSS, from the coding sequence ATGGAAGCTATTCAGGAACATAAAGGATTGGTATACCCATTGAACCGAACAAATATAGATACGGATCAAATTATTCCAAAGCAATTTTTAAAACGAATAGAGCGAACTGGATTTGGTCAATTCCTTTTTTATCATTGGCGGTTTGATGATGATGGGAATAAGCGAGCAGAGTTCGGATTAAATAAACCTGCTTATCAAACAGCGTCTATTTTAATAGCGGGTGAGAACTTTGGCTGCGGTTCTTCTAGGGAACATGCACCCTGGGCATTGTTGGATTACGGGTTTCGTGTTATTATAGCATCGAGCTTTGCTGATATATTTTATAACAATGCATTAAAAAATGGGATTATTCCAGTTCAAATGAATGAGACGCAGGTAAATCAATGGATGGAACAGGCGGAGAATTCAACATTGGTATTAGATGTCGATCTGGAAGCTCAAGTCATTATTGATGCAGATCAAAATGAAGTACATTTTGATATCCCGGCCTTTCACAAGGAAAAGCTAATGAATGGATTAGATGAAATAGCTTTAACATTAAAGCTAGAGGATAAGATTGAGGCTTATGAGATAGCTCATGGGTCATCCTAA
- the leuC gene encoding 3-isopropylmalate dehydratase large subunit: MSKPETIVHKIWNKHVVYEESGKPDLMYIDLHLVHEVTSPQAFEGLRLNNRKVRRPDLTFATMDHNVPTKNRDVIKDQIAKKQMETLRDNCEEHEIPLADMMHPDQGIVHVIGPQLGLTQPGKTIVCGDSHTSTHGAFGALAFGIGTSEVEHVLATQTLQQEQPKTLNVQVEGDLGPGVTAKDLILAIIAKFGVRFGSGYVMEYTGDAIRKLSMEERMTICNMSIEAGARAGLISPDQTTIDYLKGKEYVPEGEAFTEVADEWLELATDEGATYDKTVTINAEEIEPQVSWGTNPSMCVPVSGKTPNLNEVDHREDVERALTYMGLEENQPITDIDIDHVFIGSCTNSRVSDLQKAASIVKGKQVNTNVKAIVVPGSFSVKLEAEKLGLDTIFKQAGFEWRESGCSMCLGMNDDIIPPGGRCASTSNRNFEGRQGNGARTHLVSPEMAAAAAIEGHFVDVRKFVGIAN, translated from the coding sequence GTGTCGAAACCTGAAACGATTGTTCATAAAATATGGAATAAACATGTAGTATATGAAGAAAGTGGTAAACCGGATCTCATGTATATTGATCTGCATTTGGTTCACGAAGTGACTTCTCCTCAAGCATTTGAAGGGTTGCGACTGAATAATAGAAAAGTACGAAGGCCGGATTTAACCTTTGCTACGATGGATCACAATGTCCCAACAAAAAATAGGGATGTCATCAAAGACCAAATCGCCAAAAAACAAATGGAAACATTGCGGGATAACTGTGAAGAACATGAAATTCCGCTAGCAGATATGATGCACCCGGATCAAGGGATTGTTCATGTGATCGGGCCACAGCTCGGATTGACGCAGCCTGGAAAAACTATTGTCTGTGGAGATAGTCATACGTCAACACATGGTGCATTTGGGGCGTTGGCTTTTGGAATCGGTACTAGTGAAGTGGAACATGTACTAGCGACCCAGACCTTGCAACAGGAACAACCTAAAACGTTAAATGTACAGGTGGAAGGTGATTTAGGACCTGGGGTGACAGCAAAAGACTTAATATTGGCTATCATTGCTAAATTTGGCGTTCGTTTTGGTTCCGGCTATGTGATGGAATACACAGGTGATGCGATTCGAAAATTATCTATGGAAGAACGTATGACAATATGTAATATGTCCATCGAAGCAGGTGCCCGGGCTGGCTTAATCAGTCCGGATCAAACAACGATTGATTATTTAAAAGGAAAAGAATATGTACCAGAGGGTGAGGCATTTACAGAAGTAGCCGACGAGTGGTTGGAGCTGGCTACCGATGAAGGTGCTACCTATGATAAGACCGTAACAATTAATGCAGAAGAGATTGAACCACAAGTTTCATGGGGAACCAACCCTAGTATGTGTGTCCCAGTTAGTGGCAAGACACCAAATCTAAATGAAGTTGATCATAGGGAAGATGTCGAGCGAGCCCTAACGTATATGGGACTGGAAGAAAATCAACCGATAACAGACATTGATATTGACCATGTGTTTATTGGGTCATGTACCAATTCCCGTGTAAGCGATCTGCAAAAGGCTGCATCCATTGTTAAAGGAAAACAAGTAAACACAAATGTGAAAGCGATCGTTGTACCAGGATCCTTCAGCGTTAAATTGGAAGCAGAAAAACTAGGGCTGGACACTATTTTTAAACAGGCAGGCTTTGAATGGCGGGAATCTGGTTGCAGTATGTGCCTAGGAATGAATGATGATATTATTCCACCAGGTGGCAGATGTGCGTCAACATCTAATCGGAATTTTGAGGGAAGACAAGGGAACGGTGCCCGTACGCATTTAGTTAGTCCAGAAATGGCTGCAGCAGCTGCTATAGAAGGGCATTTTGTGGATGTTCGAAAATTTGTGGGCATAGCGAATTAG
- the leuB gene encoding 3-isopropylmalate dehydrogenase → MDKQIILLPGDGVGKEIMESAKRVLNTISSEFGHSFTFHQHEIGGDAIDQSGTPLPEDTIKACQHADAILLGAVGGEKWDSLPAYLRPEKGLLGIRKTLGLFANLRPVKGFSPLLDASPLKEEVIKGSDILIIRELTGGLYFGKPSERREDGEVVVDTLYYQRNEMERIIDKAFQSAQLRNNHLTSVDKANVLESSRMWREIVDEKSKDYPDVTVEHLLVDAAAMKLITQPDQFDVLVTENLFGDILSDEASVLTGSLGMLPSASIRSDGVGLYEPVHGSAPDIAGKGIANPLGMILSAALMLRHSFGLEKEALEIEEAVSQCLEQGYHTPDLHMKGGQEVGTKEMTEMVIDNLTTNSVCEQIGTMYA, encoded by the coding sequence ATGGATAAACAAATTATTCTGCTTCCAGGCGATGGTGTTGGAAAAGAAATTATGGAATCGGCAAAACGAGTATTAAATACGATTTCCAGCGAATTTGGTCATAGCTTTACATTTCATCAGCATGAGATTGGTGGGGACGCGATCGATCAGTCTGGCACACCGTTGCCTGAAGATACGATTAAAGCATGTCAACATGCGGATGCGATTTTACTAGGAGCTGTTGGTGGGGAGAAATGGGATTCTCTACCAGCATACTTAAGGCCTGAAAAAGGGTTGCTTGGGATTCGGAAGACACTTGGATTATTTGCCAACCTGCGCCCTGTTAAAGGTTTTAGTCCTTTACTTGATGCTTCTCCATTAAAAGAGGAAGTGATTAAGGGAAGTGATATCTTAATTATACGAGAGCTAACAGGTGGACTTTATTTTGGAAAGCCTAGCGAGCGACGTGAGGATGGCGAAGTTGTAGTTGATACGTTGTATTATCAACGGAATGAAATGGAGCGAATTATTGATAAAGCTTTCCAAAGTGCGCAATTAAGAAATAATCATTTAACGTCTGTTGATAAAGCGAACGTGCTCGAATCCAGTCGAATGTGGCGTGAAATCGTTGATGAAAAAAGCAAAGATTATCCGGATGTAACTGTTGAGCATTTGCTCGTTGACGCAGCTGCAATGAAACTAATAACGCAACCTGATCAATTTGATGTACTCGTTACCGAAAATTTATTTGGTGACATCTTAAGCGATGAGGCATCTGTGTTAACAGGCTCACTTGGAATGTTACCGTCGGCGAGTATACGATCAGATGGTGTTGGACTTTATGAGCCCGTTCATGGATCTGCACCTGATATTGCTGGAAAAGGAATTGCTAATCCATTAGGGATGATATTATCAGCTGCATTAATGCTTAGACACTCATTCGGCCTAGAAAAGGAAGCATTAGAAATTGAAGAAGCTGTTAGTCAATGCTTAGAGCAAGGATACCACACCCCTGACTTGCATATGAAGGGTGGCCAAGAAGTTGGTACAAAGGAAATGACTGAAATGGTGATAGATAACTTAACAACAAATAGTGTGTGCGAGCAAATAGGTACGATGTATGCCTAA
- a CDS encoding 2-isopropylmalate synthase, which produces MSQIKIFDTTLRDGEQSPGVNLNRLEKLEIAKQLERFGVDRMEAGFPASSKGDFNAVKTIADTIKGTSVTGLARAVKKDIDIAWEALKGADEPRLHIFLATSPIHMTYKLKQTPEEVIDTAVSMVAYAKEKFAQVQFSPEDATRSDWNFLAQIIERVIDAGASVINMPDTVGYTTPAEYGELFRFIRETVPNIDRVDLSCHCHDDLGMAVANSIAAVENGATQVEGTINGIGERAGNAALEEVGVALKIRADYYPYQTNLKLNEIKRTSDLVAKLSGMYVQANKAVIGRNAFSHEAGIHQDGVLKNKATYEIITPEMVGVNSNTLFLGKHSGRHAFKDKITELGIDLPDEKLKEAFNTFKKLTDHKKEVTDDDIFTMLMEIQTDISSVAKYQLEMFQVQYGTANIPTATVRLKTPEGNTVETAYTGEGSVEALYKTLDALIEEDLQLVDYSLNSVGGGKDALAESHVQLVVNGEKVNGRGTAQDVIEASANAFLNAVNRYIVQQNSTITKKEVIK; this is translated from the coding sequence ATGTCGCAAATTAAAATTTTCGATACGACATTGAGAGATGGCGAGCAGTCACCTGGTGTGAATTTGAACAGATTAGAAAAATTGGAAATTGCTAAACAGCTGGAACGCTTTGGAGTTGATCGAATGGAGGCAGGATTCCCTGCTTCCTCCAAAGGGGATTTTAATGCAGTAAAGACAATTGCAGATACAATTAAAGGTACATCTGTCACTGGTTTAGCAAGGGCGGTTAAAAAAGATATTGATATTGCTTGGGAGGCGCTTAAAGGTGCTGATGAGCCACGGTTGCATATATTTTTAGCAACATCACCGATCCACATGACATATAAACTGAAGCAAACACCAGAAGAAGTGATTGACACGGCAGTAAGTATGGTTGCATATGCGAAAGAAAAATTCGCACAGGTGCAGTTTTCCCCAGAAGATGCAACACGGTCTGATTGGAACTTCTTAGCCCAAATTATTGAGCGTGTTATCGACGCAGGAGCCTCGGTGATTAACATGCCGGATACGGTAGGCTATACGACACCAGCGGAATATGGAGAGTTGTTTCGATTTATTAGAGAAACCGTTCCGAATATAGATCGTGTCGACCTTTCCTGTCATTGCCATGATGACTTGGGCATGGCTGTTGCCAATTCGATAGCAGCGGTTGAAAATGGTGCAACACAGGTCGAAGGAACGATAAATGGAATTGGGGAAAGAGCTGGAAATGCTGCGTTGGAAGAGGTTGGTGTAGCTTTAAAGATACGCGCCGACTACTACCCATATCAAACAAACCTTAAACTGAATGAAATAAAACGCACAAGTGACCTTGTAGCAAAACTATCTGGCATGTATGTCCAGGCAAACAAGGCAGTAATTGGTCGTAACGCATTTTCGCATGAAGCAGGTATTCACCAGGATGGCGTATTGAAAAACAAAGCCACTTACGAAATTATTACTCCAGAAATGGTAGGAGTAAATTCGAACACCTTATTCCTCGGAAAACATTCAGGGCGTCATGCATTCAAGGATAAAATTACGGAACTTGGTATAGATCTGCCGGATGAAAAACTAAAAGAAGCATTCAATACATTTAAGAAATTAACCGATCATAAAAAAGAGGTAACAGACGACGATATATTTACGATGCTAATGGAAATCCAAACAGATATTTCTTCAGTTGCTAAATACCAATTGGAAATGTTCCAAGTACAATATGGAACAGCGAATATCCCGACAGCTACAGTGCGCTTGAAAACCCCTGAAGGAAATACAGTTGAAACTGCCTATACAGGTGAGGGTAGTGTAGAGGCATTGTACAAAACGCTGGATGCGCTAATTGAAGAGGATTTGCAATTAGTAGATTACTCTCTTAACTCTGTTGGCGGTGGAAAAGATGCACTCGCAGAATCACATGTACAGCTTGTGGTAAATGGAGAAAAAGTAAACGGAAGAGGCACTGCTCAAGATGTGATAGAAGCCTCCGCAAATGCGTTTTTAAATGCCGTGAATCGTTATATCGTCCAACAAAATTCGACAATTACGAAGAAAGAAGTTATAAAGTAA